A single Watersipora subatra chromosome 7, tzWatSuba1.1, whole genome shotgun sequence DNA region contains:
- the LOC137400577 gene encoding uncharacterized protein: MAESCYIYFVNYILISHGANIKRNALVIFREEELSYLDFITEVTNDVLTRGIFTNRVLCNVFEEHVQKNKAKLDEDRMRSMLDNLREDLGIDSHPPFRENPEDVGMGSSRPPVRSKTKTTGYAGDASQFRNVRVGSREGEKGKASGDVVDSYRQLGGAELQSLTDIVEVSEKTASVSSIKSSSRKAAPDTPSKEMDDALIDLLGLNDVPDTSVNPPASFHAQKAEKSLIDTFSIKSAVSSHPSEQAYKQSVDPLQDYAQEMALENSDKASVRSAISRASKASTLKGNKSDSSHELPSNSTHKALSHKSTESLSKASSDAPYVTMVRKSSVDSTERSTVSRKSSAEGERHPPTVSRQSSGESVTRSSAETRNAKAIASLPSSKPSTIHAGSDEGDDLESNAAFGKTTLFGKTRNLGLTYKALSQASDEDDEYSDNFSDKGYDEDGAF, encoded by the exons ATGGC CGAGTCCTGTTACATATATTTTGTAAATTACATCCTAATTTCTCATGGGGCTAACATAAAGCGCAATGCTCTCGTTATCTTCAGAGAAGAAGAGTTGTCATACCTTGACTTTATTACTGAGGTGACAAATGATGTGCTAACGAGAGGCATATTCACAAACAGAGTGTTATGCAATGTCTTTGAGGAGCACGTGCAGAAGAACAAAGCAAAACTGGATGAG GATCGCATGCGCAGCATGCTGGATAACTTGAGGGAGGATTTAGGTATCGACAGCCACCCACCATTCAGAGAGAATCCTGAAGATGTAGGAATGGGCAGCTCTCGACCACCAGTAAGATctaaaactaaaacaactgGTTACGCAGGCGACGCGTCTCAATTCAGAAATGTCAGGGTAGGCagcagagagggagagaagggaaaAGCATCAGGGGATGTGGTAGACAGCTATCGTCAGTTAGGAG GAGCTGAGCTGCAGAGTCTGACAGATATTGTTGAGGTTTCTGAAAAGACTGCTTCTGTCAGTTCCATCAAAAGCAGTTCGAGAAAGGCTGCCCCTGACACTCCTAGTAAAGAGATGGATGACGCTCTGATAGACTTGCTGG gcCTAAATGATGTTCCAGACACTTCTGTCAATCCACCAGCATCTTTTCACGCTCAGAAAGCAGAAAAGTCCCTTATAGATACGTTTTCAATAAAATCAGCTGTCAGCTCGCATCCTTCAGAGCAAGCGTACAAGCAATCCGTGGATCCACTGCAAGACTACGCTCAGGAGATGGCCCTAGAAAATTCTGATAAAGCTTCAGTTAGATCTGCCATCAGCAGAGCTTCCAAAGCCTCCACTCTAAAAGGAAACAAGTCCGATTCATCACATGAACTGCCCTCTAATAGTACACATAAAGCTCTCAGCCACAAATCAACCGAGTCTTTGTCTAAAGCTTCTTCCGACGCCCCTTATGTTACCATGGTAAGGAAATCATCTGTGGATTCAACAGAAAGATCCACTGTATCCCGCAAGTCTTCAGCGGAGGGAGAGCGGCACCCTCCTACCGTCTCCCGCCAGTCATCCGGAGAATCTGTTACCAGATCCAGTGCTGAAACGAGGAATGCTAAAGCCATTGCTTCATTGCCAAGCTCTAAACCTTCTACCATACATGCTGGCTCAGACGAAGGCGACGATCTAGAGTCAAATGCTGCTTTTGGAAAGACGACGCTGTTTGGTAAGACACGCAATCTCGGACTGACTTACAAAGCCTTGTCTCAAGCATCAGATGAAGACGATGAGTATAGTGACAACTTCTCCGACAAGGGTTATGATGAAGATGGTGCATTTTGA